The Micromonospora sp. NBC_01740 genome includes a window with the following:
- a CDS encoding STM4013/SEN3800 family hydrolase, whose amino-acid sequence MRSLIGSHDLLLLTLDTLRHDVAADLAARGRTPHLARALPGGRWEQRHSPASFTYAAHHAFFAGFLPTPVTPGRHERLYAAAFPGSETSGADTWVFDAPDLPTALADVGYHTLCLGGVGFFNRRSPLGAVLPGLFAEAHWEPEFGVTSPTCLDAQLDRLAEVLPRVPARQPLFTFLNVAALHQPNRHHLPGAQVDDLASHAAALEYVDGRIDRLFALLTGRGRPVFAIVCSDHGTAYGEDGHTGHRIGHDVVWTVPYAHFVLRPGEW is encoded by the coding sequence GTGCGCAGTCTGATCGGCAGCCACGACCTGCTCCTGCTCACCCTCGACACGCTGCGCCACGACGTCGCCGCCGACCTGGCCGCGCGGGGGCGCACGCCGCACCTGGCGCGCGCCCTGCCCGGCGGGCGGTGGGAGCAACGGCACTCCCCCGCCAGCTTCACCTACGCCGCGCACCACGCGTTCTTCGCCGGCTTCCTGCCCACCCCGGTCACCCCCGGCCGGCACGAGCGGCTGTACGCGGCGGCGTTCCCCGGCAGCGAGACGTCCGGCGCCGACACCTGGGTGTTCGACGCGCCCGACCTGCCCACGGCGCTCGCCGACGTCGGCTACCACACGCTCTGCCTGGGCGGGGTCGGCTTCTTCAACCGGCGCAGCCCGCTCGGGGCGGTGCTGCCGGGCCTGTTCGCCGAGGCGCACTGGGAGCCGGAGTTCGGGGTCACCTCCCCCACCTGCCTCGACGCGCAGCTCGACCGGTTGGCCGAGGTGCTGCCGCGGGTGCCGGCGCGGCAGCCGCTGTTCACGTTCCTCAACGTCGCCGCCCTGCACCAGCCCAACCGGCACCACCTGCCCGGGGCGCAGGTCGACGACCTGGCCAGCCACGCCGCCGCCCTGGAGTACGTCGACGGCCGGATCGACCGGCTGTTCGCCCTGCTCACCGGCCGGGGTCGGCCGGTGTTCGCGATCGTCTGCTCCGACCACGGCACCGCCTACGGGGAGGACGGCCACACCGGCCACCGGA